From one Equus quagga isolate Etosha38 unplaced genomic scaffold, UCLA_HA_Equagga_1.0 1100_RagTag, whole genome shotgun sequence genomic stretch:
- the LOC124232722 gene encoding olfactory receptor 4C16-like, with amino-acid sequence SLLLIHEIILLNNNVTEFILLGLTQDPVRKKIVFVTFLIFYLGTLLGNLLIIITIKINQALGSPMYFFLFYLSLSDTCFSTSTAPRMIMDALSTKSTISFSECIIQVFSLHYFGSLEVFILILMAVDRYVAICKPLHYMTIMSRQVCGASVGVAWMGSCVHSSAQIYLTLSLTFCGPNVIDHYFCDLQPLLKLACTDTYVVNLLLVSNSGAIFMVSFVMLMFSYVIILHSLRNHSAEGRRKALSTCISHITVVILFFGPCIFIYTRPAITFPMDKMIAVFHTIGIPLLNPLIYTLRNAEVKNAMRKLSSKKLISDDKR; translated from the coding sequence TCCCTTCTCCTCATTCATGAAATCATCCTGCTGAACAATAATGTGACTGAGTTCATTCTGCTTGGGTTGACCCAGGATCCTGTTAGGAAGAAAATAGTGTTTGTCACATTCTTGATTTTCTATTTGGGGACATTGCTGGGTAACCTGTTGATTATTATTACCATCAAGATCAACCAGGCACTTGGGAGTCCaatgtacttcttccttttttacttaTCCTTATCTGATACCTGCTTCTCTACTTCCACAGCCCCTAGAATGATTATGGATGCTCTTTCTACGAAGAGCACTATCTCTTTCAGTGAGTGCATAATACAAGTCTTTTCATTGCATTACTTTGGTAGCCTAGAGGTCTTTATCCTAATTCTTATGGCTgttgaccgctatgtggccatctgtaagccccTGCACTACATGACCATCATGAGCAGACAGGTCTGTGGTGCATCAGTGGGTGTGGCCTGGATGGGGTCCTGTGTGCATTCTTCTGCTCAAATTTATCTGACCTTGAGTTTAACTTTCTGTGGTCCCAATGTGATTGATCACTATTTCTGTGACTTGCAGCCTCTATTGAAACTTGCCTGTACAGACACCTATGTGGTCAATCTACTCTTGGTGTCCAATAGTGGGGCCATTTTTATGGTGAGTTTTGTCATGCTGATGTTCTCCTATGTTATCATCTTGCATTCTCTGAGAAACCACAGTGCTGAAGGGAGGAGAAAAGCCCTCTCCACCTGCATTTCCCACATCACCGTGGTCATCTTGTTCTTTGGTCCttgcatatttatatacacacgTCCTGCAATCACCTTCCCCATGGATAAGATGATAGCTGTGTTTCATACAATTGGAATACCTTTGTTAAACCCTCTGATTTATACACTGAGGAATGCAGAAGTAAAAAATGCCATGAGGAAGTTATCGAGCAAGAAGTTGATTTCAGATGACAAAAGGTGA